CAGGGTTAATAATATGCAGTCCGGCGGACTTCGATGCGGCCAACAGTTGCGTATCCGTGCTGACGACCGTCAATCGTAACGGCTTCAGCTCCAACGCCAAAGCCAAATGCATCACTTGCGCCGAGCGAAGAAAGGGATACTCCAAGACCAACTCCTTCGTGGTCAAGTAGGTCTCCATCTGAGGAGCAATGAACTGATACAGCCCTTGTTTGGATTCAATTTCAAACTTGTACAACACAGAGTAACAATCATCCCGTGTGATCTGCCCTTCGTGAGCACGGGCGCAGAGGATGGAATAGAAGTCCGTCACGGTCCAGGTCGGGACGATGGCGACTCTGCCACGCTTCACCATCAACTTGTTGACGATGCGGGTTCCCCGCTCCATGCTGTAGCGTTTCACCAATGCGGTCGAGTCGTAGTAGTAGTACGGCATTCGGTTACCCCCTCCCTTTCAGAATGATGTCGGCAAGCGGCCCTTGAAGCTTGGAC
Above is a window of Candidatus Nitrospira nitrosa DNA encoding:
- a CDS encoding type II toxin-antitoxin system VapC family toxin, whose product is MPYYYYDSTALVKRYSMERGTRIVNKLMVKRGRVAIVPTWTVTDFYSILCARAHEGQITRDDCYSVLYKFEIESKQGLYQFIAPQMETYLTTKELVLEYPFLRSAQVMHLALALELKPLRLTVVSTDTQLLAASKSAGLHIINPAED